AACTGCCTTCGGAAAATCAAAATTTATTTCCCAATACCACATCCACCGCTATAGGTAAGGTTTATGTTTTTGGTAATAATCAAACTACTCCTCTTTATTCTTTTACAGGCTCGATTTTACCTTCTACCAATGGCACAGCCGAAAATTCTTTCACAGGAAGTGCCTTAGCTAGTGATGATTGGAACTTAGACGGAGCAAGAGATTTAGCCATTTCCGCTCCGGGTTCAGACAATAGTGATGGTTTAGTTTATGTTGTTAAAGGAGGAAAACCAACTTCAGGGGATTTAGACAGCATTAGTAACTTAATTATTCTTGGTGGTTTACCCTTCTCAAAAACAGGCAGTGAAATTGCATCAGCAGGAGATGTTAACGGCGATGGTTATGAGGATTTTTTGGTAGGCGCACCCCAAGGATTAATGGGAGTAGGACAAAGTTACTTACTTTTCGGACCTTTGGATTTAGACTCTCAAGGCACATTGTTTAATCTTAACGTCACTGCCACAGATAGTAAAAAAACTTTCCTCTTAAATGGTTCACAGCCTTATCAGTTAACAGGTTCTGCCCTTAGTGGTATTGGCGATGTCAATAATGATAATGTGGATGATTTGATGATAACTGCCCCCAATGCTCAACAATTATATGCAGTATTTGGTCATCAGTGGTTAGCAGACGATGGTAGTATCAAACTAGCGGATATTTCTGCTGATAACGGTTTTGTCATTGATGGTGACCTTTATAAGGCTAATTCAAAATCTTTAAATGGCAATGGTAATAATGTGCTTATCTTGGGAGATATTAACGGTGATGGTTTTGCGGATGTGCTTTCTGGAGGCAGTGAAGATGGTGCAGTTATTATTTTCGGGAGTAGCACTGAAAATCTTTTAGATGCCAGTGTTGGTAGTAATGATTTAATTTTGAGCGTGGCGAATCATTCGATACAAGATTTTGCCTCTTTGGGAGACTATAATGGTGATGGTTTACAAGATTTTGGGGTAATTGATGACGATAATAATTTTTATATACAATTAGGCTCTAATAATCTTAACAGTTTAGGCAATTTATCTTTATCTAATCCTTCTGTTACTTCTATCATAGAAGCGATCGAACTGGGAGACTATAATGGTGACGGTTATGATGATATTCTCCTCAACACTTCTAGCAATAGTCGTATTTATCTAGGCAATGAGGAAGGCAATGTTAACAACTTCCTTACTTTTAATCCAGTGGGGGGTAACTCCTTTAGTGATTATACCTTTGGCAGTATTGGAGATATTGACGGTGACGGTTATCAAGATATAGCGACAGGGCTTCCTCAGAGTAATTTTACCATTCAAGATGCCGCTAATGGGCAATTTACCATCTATACGAACCGAGGAAATCAATCCATCTTGCCTCCTGTAACCCCTTCATTATCCAATTTTCCTTCCAATGACTATAACCCTACCATCGCATCCTATGGTGTGCCTTCCCAACAATCCCCCGTGCCTCCTAATTTTGCGGTGTATCAAGGTTATTTGTACATGACATTTAAGGGCAATGGCAATGATGATATAAATGTTATGAGAAGTCGAGATGGTAACACATGGGAAAATCAAGTAGTTTTGACTTCTTTACAGACACCTTATAGTCCATCTTTAGTGGTTTTTGAGGATAAACTATATTTAATCCACACCTTTGAAGATAGCACTATTTACATAACTCCTTTTACTGGGGATGATAATTCTATTAGTTTTGGTGAATATACTGCTTTAATAGCGGATGCTGGTACTTCTCCTACTCCCATCGTATTCAATAACAAATTATATATCTTTTACATTGCTGATGGTGATGACCAAATCAATTATATAACCCTTTCTGATCCTGCTAATGTCACAGAGTTTGGCTATGATGAATTTAATTATATCAATGGTCAACAATCTTTCGATCGAGTCGGTGCTACCCTCACACCTGACGGGGAGAAACTGGTGTTAGCCTATAAAAACAGTAATAAAGCCGATATTTATATCACTAACTTTGATGGTAGTAATTGGAGTGAGGGGAAAATTGTACAAGATTCTCAAAACAATAACAATACCATAGAAACTACCGATGGTGTATCTCTTACCACTGTTGGTAATAATATTTATCTTGCCTATGAAGGAACAAAACCCAATGATTTAAGATATATTTACTCTCAGGATAGCGGTAATAGTTGGGAAAACGATCGAAATACCCCTAATCAGCTTGTTAATGGTGGCGCTTCTCTGACTTTTTTCCAAAGTAGCCTTTATTTTGGCTATAGTTCACAAGTTACAAGCAATGCTCCTCTTTATGTTAGCTATTCAGAGCCTATTTATAATACAAATCAAACTCAACAATTAGGAGAGCAACTATATAGTATAGGAGACTTTAATGGTGATGGTATCGAAGATTTTGCTATAGTTGCCCAAGGCTATATTGCAGATTTAGGCATTATTGATTTATCGGCAGGTTTACAAATCAGAAATAATCAGGGTGCTATTCTTATCTACTATGGTAACGCCAATGGTATTAGTAATTCCGCTAAACCTGATGTCGTTTTAGTCAATCCTCCTGTTACGGATAATCAGTCTCTTCTTTATGAAATCAATCGTTTTACCGCCATTGGAGACATTAATGGTGATGGTTACGATGATGTAGCAGTGTCATCTCCTACTACTAAAAGTAATGAAGGGTCTATTTTTGTTGTCTTTGGCGGTTCAAGTTGGCAATCAACTTATTCTGCGACAAATCCTTTTGATTTAAGCAGTTTGAGCAACAATCAATCTAATTCAACCACCGATAACTCTAATACTAATGGCTTTTTAATTACTGGTTTGCCCGCATCTCAAGCTGGAATTTCTCTCAGTGGTGGAGAGGATGTCAACGGTGATGGTTTTGATGATTTTACCGTAGGCGCACCGGGTAACGATGACGATTTAACCTATGTTATTTTTGGTAGTGATTTTACCCAACAAGTTAATCAAACAGGTACTATTGGGCGCGATCGCATGATTGGTACTCCCACAGGAGAAATTTTTATTGCGGGAGAAGGAAATGACAGAATTTATAGTAATGGTGGCGTTGATGTAGTTTATGCCAGTGTGGGCAATGATTTTGTTACCGTTAATGATACTTATTTTCGTCGTTTGGATGGTGGCACAGGTATTGATACCCTTAAATTTACAGGCTATAACGGACAAAATTGGGATTTAACAACCCTTTCTCCCGGTAATCGTTTGCGTAACTTTGAAATTTTAGACATCAAAGATTATGGAGAAAATACCTTAACCCTTAATTCCCTCACCGTGACTCAACTTTCATCTAATAACACCATTACAGTATTAATGGATAAAGAAGATACCCTTAATCTTAGTGCTGATTTTGTCAACGAGGGAATAATCAACCGCAATGGGGAAACCTATCAAAAATATCGAATTGATGGTGCAACAGTTCTCATTTTAGAGGACATAGTTCAAACAAAAGCATTTACGCCCCTTTCTCTCTCTCTCTACAATACAGGCGTTGATGATTCAGGTACACCTTTAAATAACAATAGTACGGGAGACCCCCATTATGAATTAGTATCTGCTCCCGACGGCAGTAGTTCAAATATTCTTGTTACCAATTCAGGAGACGGCATATCTGGATGGATTTCCCCTGATAATAATAACAGTGACTCTTCTCCCCCCGGAGATTATACTTATCGTACAACTTTTAATTTACCTGACACAGTTAATCTTAGTCAATTCTTTATTGATGGTGAATGGCATACTGATGATGAGGGTATAACTATTACACTTAATGGTATAGAGCAATATTTAGCAAGTAATCCTAACTTTAACACTGATTTTGTTCCTTTTACTATCAATGAAGGTTTTATCGCAGGAGAAAATATTTTAGAGTTTACGGTTAATAATGCAGGTACAGAGATTAATCCCACAGTTTTAAGAGTAAAATTCGATAATGCTTTTGATAGTAACATTCAATTTTCTGCCCCCTCAACTAACATTCCTCAAGCAATACTCAATCCTGAAAACGTAAGTCAGGTATCATCAGCAAATAATAGTGTTGTCAGTATAGACGAATCAAATAATATAACAGAAGTTTCTAGTTCTCTTTTTGCCAATACCAGTAATAATGAAGACAGCACAACTAATTTATACGTCACTAATCCAACCGTTAACGAAGCCGATGGAGAAGTTAAATTTACCATTCAACGCACAGGCAACCTAGATAAATATGTCCAAATCCATTATGTAACTCAAGATGGAAGGGCAAAAGCAGGAAACGACTATCATCCCACTGTTGGTAAAGCTATTTTCACTCCGGGGGAAAGCAGTATTAATGTTTCTGTACCCTTAATCTTAGATGATGTTTATACTGGCACAAAAGACATCGGTTTATTTGTCACCCTCGAAAAAGAAAGTCATACTCCTTTGATAGATGAATTTAATATTCATGCAGATTTTAATAATGGGATTATTAACAGTTGGCATCATATCCAAGAAGAATCAACTCATCCTTTGAGTTTAATCAATGGGGAATTAGAATTTAGGGTAACTGCTACAGAAGGAGAAGCAGAAGTTAAACTTTATTTTGACGGTAATCATGAGTTTAATCGTTACTATATCTTCAATACCCAAAACCAACGTTATGAGGTATTTGACTTTAACGGGGACACGGGAGCAGAATTATTTGATGAAGATGATGATAGTAATTATGAAGGAGTTATTTTACATCTTCAAGACGGTAGCGAACATGATTTAGACGGTGCGAGAAATGGAGTTATTATCAAACGAGGGTTTTTTGCTGGAGGCAATCCTCCCGAAACTGTTTTAAATAAACCGATGTACCGTTTTCGCAATAGTGATTATGATACGGGTGCTTATCTTTATGCAGGAGAAATCGAAAGTGAGTCTATCAGAGAAAATTATCCTAATTTTGTGGAAGAAGGATTCGCTTTTTATGTTTCTACGACTCCTCAAGATGGTTTAATTACTTTTAATCGTTTTCAAAATCTCGATTATCCCGGCAGTTACCTTTATGCGGAGGAAACTGAAAGCGAGTCTATAAGAGAAAACTATCCTAATTTTGTGGAAGAAGGAATTGCTTTTTATGCTTATCCTCAAGGCTCACAAATGGCAGATGTAATTTCCCGTTTCCAAAGTAATGATTTATTGGGTAGTTATCTATATACGAGCGAACCAGAAACAGATAATGTTATCAGTAACTATGCTAATTTTAATCTTGAAGGTATTGCTTTTGAAGCGGTTGTTGCCTAAAACTACCTGAGTTCTATGAAAAAAGTTTTTAAAAAGAAGAAGTTAAGATCCATCCCTCTGATATACAATAATTGCAGAAATTACAGAATCCATAAATTGCAAGTGTTTACGGAATTTGACAATAGAGGGATAATTTATAGATAGCCGTGGGTTGCCAAAAAATCTAAACTAATATCTTCTTGGGGCAATTTTCCGAGACGATGACTAATTAATCTGTCCACATATTTACCCAAAATATCACTCTCTAAATTAACCCAATCTCCCGCTTGTAATAAAGATAAATTAGTTTGGGCATAAGTGTGAGGAATAACCGCAACAGTAAACCATTCCCCAGATTGACTATCACATCTTGCAATAGTTAAACTAATTCCATTAACGGCAATACTAGCCTTAGAAACAATATAAGGAGCAATATATTCTTGCCATTGCTTTTTTAGCTCAGAGGGGAAAGAAAAAGTCATTTCCCACGACTGCTGTTTATTTACTGACTCTATTAAACAACCAATTCCATCTACATGACCACTTACAAAATGTCCCCCAATCTTACCGCCCACTCTGAGTGAAGTTTCGAGATTAACTTTTTTCTGTTTGATAGTACTTTTTCCCAATGTTGTACGTTGTAAAGTTTCAGGAGAAGCAGTAGCGGTAAAGCCTCCTTGCAAAATCTTTTCTACCGTTAGACAAATACCATCAACAGCAACACTATCTCCTATTTCTAAATCATGACAAATAAGATGTTGGGCTTGAGAGTCAATATCTATTTGATATAAATCATTTTCTAAACTTCTGATTTTTCCAACCCCTTGTACTAATCCAGTAAA
This is a stretch of genomic DNA from Cyanobacterium aponinum PCC 10605. It encodes these proteins:
- a CDS encoding riboflavin synthase; translation: MFTGLVQGVGKIRSLENDLYQIDIDSQAQHLICHDLEIGDSVAVDGICLTVEKILQGGFTATASPETLQRTTLGKSTIKQKKVNLETSLRVGGKIGGHFVSGHVDGIGCLIESVNKQQSWEMTFSFPSELKKQWQEYIAPYIVSKASIAVNGISLTIARCDSQSGEWFTVAVIPHTYAQTNLSLLQAGDWVNLESDILGKYVDRLISHRLGKLPQEDISLDFLATHGYL
- a CDS encoding Calx-beta domain-containing protein, which encodes MSLVTGDIDGDGIEDLVIGAPNVNNGDGIVYVIRGSYIADNQGQIININSDNSFSDQKNTASNNIGFVFNPTVTGAYFGYAVAVGNFDGNGSLDLAISSPGASKGDGLVYIAHNNSELQTFATGSNGENLGYSLAVSQANGKQSFSGNTTIDDLIVGAPSYASSVSNQWVGADQLPSENQNLFPNTTSTAIGKVYVFGNNQTTPLYSFTGSILPSTNGTAENSFTGSALASDDWNLDGARDLAISAPGSDNSDGLVYVVKGGKPTSGDLDSISNLIILGGLPFSKTGSEIASAGDVNGDGYEDFLVGAPQGLMGVGQSYLLFGPLDLDSQGTLFNLNVTATDSKKTFLLNGSQPYQLTGSALSGIGDVNNDNVDDLMITAPNAQQLYAVFGHQWLADDGSIKLADISADNGFVIDGDLYKANSKSLNGNGNNVLILGDINGDGFADVLSGGSEDGAVIIFGSSTENLLDASVGSNDLILSVANHSIQDFASLGDYNGDGLQDFGVIDDDNNFYIQLGSNNLNSLGNLSLSNPSVTSIIEAIELGDYNGDGYDDILLNTSSNSRIYLGNEEGNVNNFLTFNPVGGNSFSDYTFGSIGDIDGDGYQDIATGLPQSNFTIQDAANGQFTIYTNRGNQSILPPVTPSLSNFPSNDYNPTIASYGVPSQQSPVPPNFAVYQGYLYMTFKGNGNDDINVMRSRDGNTWENQVVLTSLQTPYSPSLVVFEDKLYLIHTFEDSTIYITPFTGDDNSISFGEYTALIADAGTSPTPIVFNNKLYIFYIADGDDQINYITLSDPANVTEFGYDEFNYINGQQSFDRVGATLTPDGEKLVLAYKNSNKADIYITNFDGSNWSEGKIVQDSQNNNNTIETTDGVSLTTVGNNIYLAYEGTKPNDLRYIYSQDSGNSWENDRNTPNQLVNGGASLTFFQSSLYFGYSSQVTSNAPLYVSYSEPIYNTNQTQQLGEQLYSIGDFNGDGIEDFAIVAQGYIADLGIIDLSAGLQIRNNQGAILIYYGNANGISNSAKPDVVLVNPPVTDNQSLLYEINRFTAIGDINGDGYDDVAVSSPTTKSNEGSIFVVFGGSSWQSTYSATNPFDLSSLSNNQSNSTTDNSNTNGFLITGLPASQAGISLSGGEDVNGDGFDDFTVGAPGNDDDLTYVIFGSDFTQQVNQTGTIGRDRMIGTPTGEIFIAGEGNDRIYSNGGVDVVYASVGNDFVTVNDTYFRRLDGGTGIDTLKFTGYNGQNWDLTTLSPGNRLRNFEILDIKDYGENTLTLNSLTVTQLSSNNTITVLMDKEDTLNLSADFVNEGIINRNGETYQKYRIDGATVLILEDIVQTKAFTPLSLSLYNTGVDDSGTPLNNNSTGDPHYELVSAPDGSSSNILVTNSGDGISGWISPDNNNSDSSPPGDYTYRTTFNLPDTVNLSQFFIDGEWHTDDEGITITLNGIEQYLASNPNFNTDFVPFTINEGFIAGENILEFTVNNAGTEINPTVLRVKFDNAFDSNIQFSAPSTNIPQAILNPENVSQVSSANNSVVSIDESNNITEVSSSLFANTSNNEDSTTNLYVTNPTVNEADGEVKFTIQRTGNLDKYVQIHYVTQDGRAKAGNDYHPTVGKAIFTPGESSINVSVPLILDDVYTGTKDIGLFVTLEKESHTPLIDEFNIHADFNNGIINSWHHIQEESTHPLSLINGELEFRVTATEGEAEVKLYFDGNHEFNRYYIFNTQNQRYEVFDFNGDTGAELFDEDDDSNYEGVILHLQDGSEHDLDGARNGVIIKRGFFAGGNPPETVLNKPMYRFRNSDYDTGAYLYAGEIESESIRENYPNFVEEGFAFYVSTTPQDGLITFNRFQNLDYPGSYLYAEETESESIRENYPNFVEEGIAFYAYPQGSQMADVISRFQSNDLLGSYLYTSEPETDNVISNYANFNLEGIAFEAVVA